In a genomic window of Saccharothrix sp. HUAS TT1:
- a CDS encoding GlxA family transcriptional regulator yields MTRPHQVAVLALDEVVAFDLGAPTQVFNAARDHDDQRLYQVRICTPGARPVRSAAGFTIIPEHGLELLAEADTVIVAGVYYGAQPLTDGTLDKQVRDALRTAAHWGARVVSICTGAFVLAAAGLLDGRRATTHWAHAETFRRLFPQVDLDPEVLFVDEGRVLTSAGVGAGVDLCLHIVREDHGSEVANMAARRCVVPPWRPGGQSQFIVQPVPEVSDTFIAGVRAWALEHLHEPLDLRAMAAHARMSVRTFTRRFREETGLSPAKWVTQQRVERARHLLETTDLPIDQVARHSGFGTGATLRQQMGATLGVAPSAYRTTFRSAG; encoded by the coding sequence ATGACCCGACCCCACCAGGTGGCCGTGCTCGCGCTGGACGAGGTCGTCGCGTTCGACCTCGGCGCCCCCACCCAGGTCTTCAACGCCGCCCGCGACCACGACGACCAGCGGCTCTACCAGGTCCGGATCTGCACGCCCGGCGCCCGGCCGGTGCGCAGCGCGGCGGGGTTCACCATCATCCCCGAGCACGGCCTGGAGCTGCTGGCCGAGGCCGACACGGTGATCGTGGCCGGGGTGTACTACGGTGCGCAGCCGCTGACCGACGGCACGCTCGACAAGCAGGTGCGGGACGCCCTGCGCACGGCGGCCCACTGGGGCGCGCGGGTCGTGTCGATCTGCACGGGCGCGTTCGTGCTGGCCGCCGCCGGTCTGCTGGACGGCCGCCGGGCCACCACCCACTGGGCGCACGCCGAGACCTTCCGCCGGCTGTTCCCCCAGGTCGACCTCGACCCGGAGGTGCTGTTCGTGGACGAGGGCCGCGTGCTCACCTCGGCCGGCGTCGGCGCGGGCGTGGACCTGTGCCTGCACATCGTGCGGGAGGACCACGGCAGCGAGGTGGCCAACATGGCCGCGCGCCGGTGCGTCGTGCCGCCGTGGCGGCCGGGCGGCCAGTCGCAGTTCATCGTGCAGCCGGTCCCGGAGGTGTCCGACACCTTCATCGCCGGGGTCCGGGCGTGGGCGCTGGAGCACCTGCACGAGCCGCTGGACCTGCGCGCGATGGCCGCGCACGCCCGGATGAGCGTGCGCACGTTCACCCGGCGGTTCCGCGAGGAGACCGGGCTGAGCCCGGCCAAGTGGGTCACGCAGCAGCGCGTCGAACGCGCGCGGCACCTGCTGGAGACCACCGACCTGCCCATCGACCAGGTGGCCCGCCACTCGGGCTTCGGCACCGGCGCGACGCTGCGGCAGCAGATGGGCGCGACCCTCGGCGTGGCGCCCAGCGCCTACCGGACCACGTTCCGGTCGGCGGGCTGA
- a CDS encoding ABC transporter substrate-binding protein → MRPTPADPTTKAAEAPVISYHGTEPENALIPGHTTESGGVKVIAALFRGLVSYDAVDAHPRNAVAESIETADSAEYTIRLKPGWTFHDGTPVTASSFVDAWNFTAHGPNRMQAASFLAHIEGFEEVNAPESRVAELSGLKVIDDLTFVVRLSAPFSEFPVTLGCSAFFPLPRAFFDDREAYEAHPIGNGAFSFVSREREKHILLKRYEGYAGDDKPHVGGVEFRIYRDLGDAYHDVMADKLDYLDVTPYWALEGNRYQRDLPGRTHDRTYLGIQTVSFPLYDSRYADRRVRQAISMSIDRVKLIDRIFQGHQAPADGLVPPAVSGRADNQGGELCGYHPTRARELFEESGFEGEIELTSNVDSPNQPWMEEICASVTEALGVPCRFVPIPTMGEFRRKLNAQQITALFRSGWIADYPSIENFLTPMYRTGASDNVGKYSNPEVDALLSAADRSPDREQAWALYQQAERTILEDMPTIPVWYQSTLSAWSTRLRDVQPNPFRELDLYSVTVAEPGEAPA, encoded by the coding sequence GTGCGACCTACCCCTGCGGACCCGACCACGAAGGCCGCCGAGGCCCCGGTCATCAGCTACCACGGCACCGAGCCGGAGAACGCGCTGATCCCGGGCCACACCACCGAGTCCGGCGGGGTCAAGGTGATCGCGGCCCTGTTCCGGGGCCTGGTCTCCTACGACGCGGTGGACGCCCACCCGAGGAACGCGGTCGCCGAGTCGATCGAGACCGCGGACTCGGCGGAGTACACCATCCGGCTCAAGCCGGGCTGGACGTTCCACGACGGCACGCCGGTCACCGCGAGCAGCTTCGTCGACGCGTGGAACTTCACCGCGCACGGGCCGAACAGGATGCAGGCGGCCAGCTTCCTCGCGCACATCGAGGGCTTCGAGGAGGTCAACGCGCCCGAGTCGCGGGTCGCCGAGCTGTCCGGCCTGAAGGTGATCGACGACCTGACCTTCGTGGTGCGGCTGTCCGCGCCGTTCTCCGAGTTCCCGGTCACGCTCGGGTGCAGCGCGTTCTTCCCGCTGCCCCGCGCGTTCTTCGACGACCGGGAGGCGTACGAGGCGCACCCGATCGGCAACGGCGCGTTCAGCTTCGTCTCCCGCGAGCGGGAGAAGCACATCCTGCTCAAGCGCTACGAGGGCTACGCCGGGGACGACAAGCCCCACGTCGGCGGGGTCGAGTTCCGGATCTACCGCGACCTGGGCGACGCCTACCACGACGTGATGGCCGACAAGCTCGACTACCTCGACGTCACCCCGTACTGGGCGCTGGAGGGCAACCGGTACCAGCGGGACCTGCCCGGCCGCACCCACGACCGGACCTACCTCGGCATCCAGACGGTGTCGTTCCCGCTGTACGACTCGCGCTACGCCGACCGGCGGGTGCGGCAGGCGATCTCCATGTCGATCGACCGGGTCAAGCTGATCGACCGGATCTTCCAGGGCCACCAGGCGCCCGCCGACGGCCTGGTCCCGCCCGCCGTCTCCGGCCGCGCCGACAACCAGGGCGGCGAGCTGTGCGGCTACCACCCGACGCGGGCCAGGGAGCTGTTCGAGGAGTCCGGGTTCGAGGGCGAGATCGAGCTGACGTCGAACGTCGACTCGCCGAACCAGCCCTGGATGGAGGAGATCTGCGCGTCGGTCACCGAAGCGCTCGGCGTGCCGTGCCGCTTCGTGCCGATCCCGACGATGGGCGAGTTCCGCCGCAAGCTCAACGCCCAGCAGATCACCGCGCTGTTCCGCTCCGGCTGGATCGCCGACTACCCGTCGATCGAGAACTTCCTCACCCCGATGTACCGGACCGGCGCCTCCGACAACGTCGGCAAGTACAGCAACCCCGAGGTCGACGCCCTGCTGTCCGCCGCGGACCGCAGCCCCGACCGCGAGCAGGCGTGGGCCCTGTACCAGCAGGCGGAGCGGACGATCCTGGAGGACATGCCCACCATCCCGGTCTGGTACCAGAGCACGCTCTCGGCCTGGTCGACGCGCCTGCGCGACGTCCAGCCCAACCCGTTCCGCGAACTCGACCTCTACAGCGTCACCGTCGCGGAACCGGGCGAAGCCCCGGCCTGA
- a CDS encoding flavin reductase family protein, whose amino-acid sequence MPLDLRGVMRNFATGVCVATTYSDRAEGRRHDAVTVNSLTSVSLDPPLVSLALRLDSVFLADLLETKKWAVSILDSRAREVARQLARDRAVRAPVVGALRAKPGSETGALVLNSASWLECVLWDSFDVGDHTLVIGEVVAVNENQHAPALVFLHGQYHALNDQR is encoded by the coding sequence ATGCCACTCGACCTGCGTGGTGTCATGCGGAACTTCGCCACCGGCGTGTGCGTGGCGACGACCTACAGCGATCGGGCGGAGGGCAGGCGCCACGACGCGGTGACGGTGAACTCGTTGACCTCGGTCTCGCTCGACCCGCCGCTGGTGTCGCTGGCGCTGAGGCTCGACTCGGTCTTCCTGGCCGACCTGCTGGAGACCAAGAAGTGGGCGGTGTCCATCCTGGACAGCCGGGCCCGCGAGGTCGCCAGGCAGCTGGCCAGGGACCGGGCCGTCCGGGCGCCCGTGGTCGGCGCGCTGCGCGCCAAGCCCGGGAGCGAGACCGGCGCGCTGGTGCTCAACTCGGCGAGCTGGCTGGAGTGCGTGCTCTGGGACAGCTTCGACGTGGGCGACCACACCCTCGTCATCGGCGAGGTCGTCGCGGTCAACGAGAACCAGCACGCGCCCGCCCTGGTCTTCCTGCACGGTCAGTACCACGCGCTGAACGACCAGCGCTGA
- a CDS encoding FAD-binding oxidoreductase, which yields MINYDGKLFRKAGGGDGTVARYHQDGDLVWANFTGGKVRRGTVTGVCSPDGTLRLAYTMVLGTGEVISGQTVNVPQERPDGQLVLREEWERFGDHAASGVSYLEEVPARPVTSERMGSVGMTGWDGLRGVVDGRLRLPGDDGFEERSKPFNDRFRDVRPAAVLSVAGPDDVSRAIGWAKDAGVPVVARGGGHSYAGNSVNRGLVLDLQDLDHVHVDPVTALVTVGGGARTRAIYDALREHDLVFPLGNSDDVGIGGLVLGGGVSVVSRAMGLTCDSLVSTDLVLADGSTVTCSETENPDLFWACRGGGGGNFGVNTSFTFQARPVPAASTCLVLWDWPHAMDVLTVMQEVMRLAPNAFSARIGVSRAAGQPGVVSVIGQHLGPAEELRELLAPALAAAPPSRVDIADRTYWEAADYLHHETAGGAFAVRTRCTPAPLSEDGLRTLVTAVDKWPGSANPDGAGAALFTWGGAINDVPVTETAFPHRDALFLVSMDTAWLPDESPEVVRGNLDWLHDLHRDMGEHATDASYVNFTDPDLEDWRGAYHGPNAERLAEVKRRYDPDRVFSFSQAI from the coding sequence ATGATCAACTACGACGGAAAGCTGTTCCGGAAGGCGGGTGGGGGCGACGGCACCGTCGCCCGCTACCACCAGGACGGCGACCTGGTGTGGGCCAACTTCACCGGCGGGAAGGTGCGGCGGGGCACGGTCACCGGGGTGTGCTCGCCGGACGGCACGCTGCGGCTGGCGTACACCATGGTGCTGGGCACCGGCGAGGTGATCTCCGGGCAGACCGTGAACGTGCCGCAGGAGCGCCCCGACGGGCAGCTGGTCCTGCGCGAGGAGTGGGAGCGCTTCGGCGACCACGCCGCGAGCGGGGTGTCGTACCTCGAGGAAGTGCCGGCGCGGCCGGTGACCTCGGAGCGGATGGGGAGTGTGGGCATGACCGGGTGGGACGGGTTGCGCGGCGTGGTCGACGGGCGGCTGAGGCTGCCCGGCGACGACGGGTTCGAGGAGCGCAGCAAGCCGTTCAACGACCGCTTCCGCGACGTGCGGCCGGCCGCGGTGCTGTCCGTGGCCGGACCGGACGACGTCAGCCGGGCGATCGGCTGGGCCAAGGACGCCGGGGTGCCTGTCGTCGCCCGCGGTGGCGGGCACAGCTACGCCGGCAACTCCGTCAACCGCGGCCTGGTGCTCGACCTCCAGGACCTCGACCACGTGCACGTGGACCCGGTGACCGCGCTGGTCACCGTCGGCGGCGGCGCGCGGACGCGGGCGATCTACGACGCGCTGCGCGAGCACGACCTGGTCTTCCCGCTGGGCAACTCCGACGACGTCGGCATCGGCGGCCTGGTGCTGGGCGGCGGCGTCTCGGTGGTGTCCCGCGCGATGGGGCTCACCTGCGACTCGCTCGTGTCCACCGACCTCGTCCTGGCCGACGGCAGCACGGTGACGTGCAGCGAGACCGAGAACCCGGACCTGTTCTGGGCCTGCCGGGGCGGTGGCGGCGGCAACTTCGGGGTGAACACCTCGTTCACGTTCCAGGCGCGCCCGGTGCCGGCCGCGTCCACGTGCCTGGTGCTGTGGGACTGGCCGCACGCGATGGACGTGCTGACCGTGATGCAGGAGGTCATGCGCCTCGCGCCCAACGCCTTCTCCGCCCGCATCGGCGTGAGCCGCGCGGCGGGGCAGCCCGGCGTGGTCTCGGTGATCGGGCAGCACCTCGGCCCGGCCGAGGAGCTGCGGGAACTGCTCGCCCCCGCGCTGGCCGCGGCGCCCCCGTCCCGGGTCGACATCGCGGACCGGACCTACTGGGAGGCGGCGGACTACCTGCACCACGAGACCGCGGGCGGCGCGTTCGCGGTGCGCACCCGGTGCACGCCGGCGCCGCTGTCCGAGGACGGCCTGCGGACCCTGGTGACCGCGGTGGACAAGTGGCCCGGCAGCGCGAACCCCGACGGCGCCGGCGCGGCCCTGTTCACCTGGGGCGGCGCGATCAACGACGTGCCGGTGACCGAGACCGCCTTCCCGCACCGGGACGCGCTGTTCCTCGTGTCGATGGACACCGCGTGGCTGCCGGACGAGTCGCCGGAGGTGGTGCGGGGCAACCTCGACTGGTTGCACGACCTGCACCGGGACATGGGCGAGCACGCCACCGACGCGTCCTACGTCAACTTCACCGACCCGGACCTCGAAGACTGGCGCGGCGCGTACCACGGCCCGAACGCGGAGCGGCTGGCCGAGGTCAAGCGCCGCTACGACCCCGACCGGGTCTTCTCCTTCTCCCAGGCGATCTGA
- a CDS encoding ATP-grasp domain-containing protein: MSSPKTVLLVIGSGLKLYREYLVRSAAARARQAGHQLVLINNLQPTWQHEYFDEITVVNVFDHELLARTAREIAARHTVVGVLCWDEPLVMPAAELAAEFGVPGLSIPGVHGCRDKYSARTRLTEGGLLQPGFAMTADLDEARAAAERIGYPVVVKPRALGASMGVVLARDEQELVDAFQVASDASLVGDEPYRGGAIVEEYAVGPEISIDGALHKGEYLPMFVARKRTGEHPYFEEVGHVVDAADPLLEDPALLDTLARAHRVLGIEDGITHAEVRLTDRGPLIIEINGRVGGDLIPFLGKTATGIDPGVVLVDVALGQRPDIVRDRGGVAGIRFGYPERDCLVRSVTVPTEAPGLVTASPMVEPGTTLRLPPGGYIARHSFVVCQADDPQTCEERLVGASALVRVDAEEVAPKPRGAVLEMPAGLLDVDE; the protein is encoded by the coding sequence ATGAGCAGCCCCAAGACCGTGCTGCTGGTGATCGGCAGCGGGCTCAAGCTCTACCGGGAGTACCTGGTCCGCTCGGCCGCGGCCAGGGCCCGCCAGGCGGGCCACCAGCTGGTGCTGATCAACAACCTGCAGCCGACCTGGCAGCACGAGTACTTCGACGAGATCACCGTGGTCAACGTGTTCGACCACGAGCTGCTGGCCCGGACCGCCCGCGAGATCGCCGCCCGGCACACCGTCGTCGGCGTGCTGTGCTGGGACGAGCCGCTGGTCATGCCCGCCGCGGAACTGGCCGCCGAGTTCGGCGTGCCCGGCCTGAGCATCCCCGGCGTGCACGGCTGCCGGGACAAGTACAGCGCCCGGACCCGGCTGACCGAGGGCGGGCTGCTCCAGCCCGGCTTCGCGATGACCGCCGACCTGGACGAGGCGCGCGCCGCCGCCGAGCGGATCGGCTACCCCGTCGTGGTCAAGCCCCGCGCCCTCGGCGCCAGCATGGGCGTGGTGCTGGCCCGCGACGAGCAGGAGCTGGTCGACGCCTTCCAGGTCGCCTCCGACGCCAGCCTGGTGGGCGACGAGCCCTACCGCGGCGGCGCGATCGTGGAGGAGTACGCGGTCGGCCCGGAGATCAGCATCGACGGCGCCCTGCACAAGGGCGAGTACCTGCCGATGTTCGTGGCCCGCAAGCGCACCGGCGAGCACCCGTACTTCGAGGAGGTCGGGCACGTCGTGGACGCGGCCGACCCGCTGCTGGAGGACCCGGCGCTGCTCGACACGCTGGCGCGCGCCCACCGGGTGCTCGGCATCGAGGACGGCATCACCCACGCCGAGGTGCGGCTGACCGACCGCGGCCCGCTGATCATCGAGATCAACGGCCGGGTGGGCGGCGACCTGATCCCGTTCCTGGGCAAGACCGCCACCGGCATCGACCCCGGCGTGGTCCTGGTGGACGTGGCCCTGGGCCAGCGGCCCGACATCGTCCGCGACCGCGGCGGCGTGGCTGGCATCCGGTTCGGCTACCCCGAGCGCGACTGCCTGGTCCGCTCGGTGACCGTGCCGACGGAGGCCCCCGGCCTGGTCACGGCGTCCCCGATGGTCGAGCCCGGCACCACGCTGCGGCTGCCCCCCGGCGGCTACATCGCCCGGCACTCCTTCGTGGTGTGCCAGGCCGACGACCCGCAGACCTGCGAGGAGCGGCTGGTCGGGGCGAGCGCGCTGGTCCGCGTGGACGCCGAGGAGGTGGCCCCGAAGCCGCGGGGCGCCGTGCTGGAGATGCCCGCCGGGCTGCTGGACGTGGACGAATGA